Proteins from one Malania oleifera isolate guangnan ecotype guangnan chromosome 4, ASM2987363v1, whole genome shotgun sequence genomic window:
- the LOC131154398 gene encoding major pollen allergen Ole e 10-like, with protein MAKVNYLSIGILSFLLCIGACLAFEGYTTGFEEKRAMTWCVASPSATTEMLRQAIVTCCEDTGISCSPIYRPNGKCFQPNTLANHASVALNIFYKARRLCPGQASVVTTKDPSYGQCIFEGTP; from the exons ATGGCCAAGGTTAATTATCTATCGATTGGTATCCTCTCTTTCTTACTTTGCATTGGAGCTTGCTTAGCATTCGAAGGATACACCACTGGTTTTGAGGAGAAGAGG GCCATGACTTGGTGTGTGGCGAGTCCAAGTGCAACAACTGAGATGTTGCGGCAAGCCATAGTGACATGTTGTGAAGACACAGGGATATCCTGCAGCCCTATATATCGTCCTAATGGCAAATGCTTCCAACCCAACACTCTGGCAAATCATGCTTCTGTGGCTCTCAATATCTTCTACAAAGCCCGTAGACTTTGCCCTGGCCAAGCTAGTGTTGTTACCACCAAAGATCCCT CTTATGGGCAGTGCATTTTTGAAGGAACTCCATGA